Within the Staphylococcus argenteus genome, the region TACCGCTTCAATTTGTTTTTTACTAAATTGATATTTCTCTATGATTGAATTAATCAATTGATTGTCCATTTACTAAACCCACACTTTTCTAAAATTTACTCATTCATTTTAACATATTATTCAAAAGCCCAATTGAATAAAGGTGTTAATTACAACTATCAAATTCAAATCTCTAAAATCTAAAACATTAAGTCAAAACATATTTAAATTCATTCATTGGTTATTGAAAAATTTTTCGCATCAATCTGCTTATAATTATTTGAAGTAACATTAGCCAATTTCGCTAAAATAACACTTTGCCAAATGCTAAATTACAATGGCACTTGAAAATTAACAATCTGTTATAACATTTAGAATCAATATGTCTTTAAAATATATCAATATATCTTCCTCATATATACTTTTAAAATCTTTCAAATTAAAAATTACCCCTTGATTCTTATATTCTAATCAAGAGGTAATTGTATGAATTTTTCATGATAAAACACATCAATAGTACAAAAAATTATTGATGTGCCGCTTCTTGTAATTTCTTAATTGCTGTTCTTTGTAGTCTTGATACATGCATTTGACTTAGACCGATTCGTTCACCAGTTTCTTTTTGACTTAAGCCTTCAATAAACGTACATTGAATAATCTCTCGCTCACGATCTGATAATATCGGTAAGATTTTTTCAAGTATCATACGTTTCTCCGTTAAATCATAATGGTCATCTTGTTGACCCATAATATCTAACAAAGTAACAGTTGATCCATCTTTATCCGCTTCGATAGAATGATCGACACTTAATGCGTTATAACTTTGTCCCATTTCCATCGCTTCGAGTACTTCTTCTTCTGAAACTTCTAAACGATCAGCTATTTCACTAATTGACGGCGAACGTTCTAATTCTGCCGTTAGTTCATCGCTTACCTTTTTTATTCTAGGTCCTATTTCTTTAATTCGTCTTGGAACATGGACACTCCATGTTTTGTCTCGTAAATATCTTTTAATTTCACCGATTACAGTAGGTACTAAAAAGGCTTCAAACTTCCGTTCAAAGGACATATCGAATCTATTTATGGCACCTATTAAACCAACCATACCAACTTGAACTAAATCTTCATGATGTGATTGTCCTTTAGAATATTTATATGCTAGTGATTCAATTAGTTTTTGGTAATGTTTAACTAATTTGTCTTGTGCATCTGTATTCTTATGTTCTTGGTGTTCTTTAATCCACTGGTTAATTTGCTCAGGTGAAACTTCATTAGCTGATTTCGACTCTTTCGCCATTATTTCGCACCTGCTCTTTTTTAATATACTTAGTCATACTGATTGTCACACCAGATTCTTTATATACTGTCACTTCATCCATTAAAGATTCTATTAAAAATAAACCTAATCCACCCTCACGCAAAAAGTCTATATTTTCATCTTTATCATATGGGCCTATTTTAGATTTAGTAGTTTCGTAATCAAAACTATCTCCTTTATCAGAAATCACAATTTTAATTCTATCTTCTAAAATTTCAAAGTATATGTTTATGATACCAATACTATTTTTTTCTTTATATGCATGCTTAACTGCATTTGTAACAGCTTCACTCACTGCAATCTTGGCATCTTCAATATCATCATATGTAGCACCTGCTCTCGAAAACACGCCAGAAAGTGTTAAACGAATTAAACTTACATATTCTGCAGACGCTGGCACGCGCATTTCGATAAAATCTTCTTTCGATTGCATGTTATTCGACCTCCGTTCCTTCATTAACATGCATTAAATCCTTTAGACCAGTAATTTCAAATAGTCTACCGATACGATCTGACACACCTAAAATGTATAGCTCTTTATCATTTTGGTTTAATGCTTTTAAGGTACCTACGAATAAACCTAATCCTGTTGAATCCATATAACTTACATTTTCTAAGTTAACGTAAATGTCACGAGTTCCATCCTGGCGCATAGGTGTTAGAACCTCTTCTAATTCAGGCACAGTATAAACATCTAACTCTCCACCGACTTTAACTTCGTAAAATTTATCTTGAGTGGTTGTTTCTATATTAAGATTCATTTCGTTACACTCCTACTTATTAAATATATTTAACTTCATTTTAAGTGTTGTATTCACCATATATATTTCAAATTATTATATACCCATTGAAATAATTTCTAATCTTCTTTTTAAAATTAATTTACTCTTTTTATAATCAAAATGGTCATGTCATCTTTTTTATGCGGGTTTTGAAGTTTTAAAATTGCTTCATAGATAATTTGAACAATATCTTGTGGATGCATATGTTTATGTTTTTTTATATATTCTAAAAGTCTTTGTTTATCAATAAATGTACCTTCACTATTTCTCGCTTCTGTTACACCGTCCGTTAAAATGATAATCAAATCGTCAAGATATATTGGAATTTCTTGTTGTTGATATCGTGTCTGAGAACTAATCCCTAAAACTCTACCTCTAACTGAAATTTCTTCAAATTCTTCTTTTTCAGCGCGATAAATATAACCTGGCTCATGACCTGCAGAACTACAATACAGTAGATGGTTCATTTCTTCATACAATCCGTAAAACATCGTTACAAACATATTTTGATTAATATTTTTTTCAACTACTCTATTTAAACGCTTTAAGCCATCACTAGGCAATTGTGAATGTCCATATGAATCCATGCCAAATTTAATCATACTCATCGCTAAAGCAGCTGGTATCCCTTTTCCAATAACGTCTGCAACAGCAAAGCTCATCGTACCATCGTTATGATCGATTAAGTTGAAATAATCACCACTAACCTTTTGCGCTGCTACTGAAATAACACCAATTTGAATACTATCAAATTGTGGGATATCTGTTTTAAGCATCGTTTGTTGTAAGCTAGAAGCTAAGTCTATTTCCTTATCGTGAACTTGGAGTTTATCTACTAATCTTTGATAATCTCGATAACTATACCCAAAGCCTTTAACGATTTCTTGTAAAACATCTAATGTCTTGAACACATCTTCACGCGTTAAATTTAAAGTCAATATATAGTTTTTGTGTATATCAACAATGTCTTCAGGCAATACATCTTTACGAATAACTTCATCAGTATATTTTTCACACTTCTTTATCAATTCAGCCTTATCTTGGCAAGTCAAACTTTCATCTATTAAACCTTTATAATGTTGTTTAAACTCTTCCACGATTAGTTGCCTCCTCACTTCCCTTACAAAGCCAATGCTTGAGCAAGGATAATTATGATTCACGTACTAACTTTAATTAATTGCACATTTACAATTGTCGTCTACAATTTTGCTGTAAATGACACTTTTAAGCTAAAAAAAACTTTAGGATGGAATACCTAAAGCCTAAAAAACTTAAGACATCCTTTTATAATAAAAAATATGAATATCATAACTGAAAATGATTAATGTCTTTATTTCTAAAAACATTTCGTTCCATGAACATAGCAATAGTTATAATTATTATAAAGTTATTGTCTTTTATATCAATATTTTATTTATCTCTGAAAAATACATATAATAGACGCCTAATTTTTCTGATGAGCCATTGTGTTTAGCCCTAAACTAATCATTAGTGCATTATCTACTTCTTTCATTTTGTTGTCTGATAAGTACGTCAGTTTTTCTTTTAAACGTTTTTTATCAAGTGTCCGAATTTGTTCTAATAATATAACTGAATCTTTATCCAGTTTATATTTTTTCTTTTCAATCTCTACATGGGTCGGTATTTTGGCTTTATTAATCCTACCAGTTATTGCCGCAACAATAACTGTAGGACTATATTTATTACCAGTGTCATTTTGAATAATGACAACAGGTCTGACTCCCCCTTGTTCAGATCCCTGTACTGGTGATAAATCTGCTAAATAAACATCTCCTCGTCTAATCATTCATTCGTTGAATTAGAAGATAAATATGTTTCGTTGCAATCGCATGCTTCACACTCTATTGGAAAAGCTTCGTTCGCTAGGGAGAGATTTAAATCAGCCATTTGTGAATATCCTTCTTTTAAAGATTGTTCTAAGCTATGACTTCTATTTTGACTAAAAGGTAACATATGAGAACCTCCAATTGATTCCAAAAGTTATTAAATGACCTTTAATTACTCTAATAATAACAAATTTTATATGCACTGACCATATTATTTTAACAATTCATTTGTTACAAAAACTTGATCATTGTCATGGTATATACGAGGTAATCGTCTAGATAAGTTGCAAAGTACCTCATAATTAATCGTATGTTGCTTTTCAGCTGCAACTTCAACGGCTTGCTGACTATCTCTATGATTGTCTATTAAAATAACCGAATCACCTGTTTTCACTTGTTCCGGCACTTTTACAATTGTTTGATCCATACAAACTCTGCCGACGACTTCACATTGGTATCCATTTACATTTACAATACTACCTTGCATTATACGTAGATAACCATCAGCATACCCGATTGGTAATAAAGCTATTGTCGTAGGTTCTGTAGCAGTATATGTTGCACCGTAACTTACAGATTCTCCCGCTTGTAACGTTTTTGTTTGAACTACATTTGCAATTAATTGAACGCTTGGTCTCAAATGTACTTTAACTTTTTGTCTTACATATTCAGAAGGGTAGTAACCATATAATGAGATTCCCGGTCTTACAGCATTACAAAATTGACAATCCATTAATAATGCACCGGCTGAGTTTTGACAATGTATATACTCAGGTTTATCCGCCTCATTAACCATATCTTTAAAGCGTTGATACTGTTCATTAGTCATATCGCCAGGTTCATCTGCACACGCAAAATGAGTAAAGACACCTTCAAAGACAAGTTGATCATATTGTTGAATAATTTCGATTACTTCTTGATATGATTTTATATCTTTAATACCTAATCTTCCCATACCCGTATCTAATTTAATATGCAACCATAATTTTTTCTGTTGCTCTCCGGAAATGTTTTTAATCGCTTCTTTTAACCATTGCTTAGACGGAACTGTTAAGGCAACACGATGTTGAATAGCTTTATCGATATCTTTAGTGGGTAGTACACCTAAAACTAAAATTTTAGCAGTTATTCCATGCATTCTTAATTCTATCGCTTCATCTAATGTAGCCACTGCAAAAAATGTTGCACCTTGTTCCATTAAATGGCGTGCAACTTTAACACTACCTAGTCCATAGGCATTTGCTTTTACGACAGCCATAATCGTTTTATTTTGATGTAATGTACTGAATACTTTAAAATTCGCTGCTACAGCATTTAAATCTACATTCATATACGCAGATCTATAGTATTTATCTGACATATTACTTCCTCCAATATAATCCTCATGTTTCCATTCCATTGCTAAATTAAAAGTCTTACTTTTTAAATCTTAAGATTCTTCTTTTTCTAAAATAACCTGACTCACTGCATAATGTTCAGTATGCGAAATACTCACGTGAACGATGAAACCATCATAGTCAATGTTTGGCTTTCCAAGATCATCGTTATAACAGTCTATATCATTAAAGGCTACATGTTTTCCTAAACCAGTGCCTAAGGCTTTGCTAAATGCTTCTTTAGTCGCAAACCTGCCTGCTAAAAATTCAATTTTTCGTTGTTCATTTGTAAAACCATAGAATTTGCGCTGTTCATTTTCAGTTAAAATACGGTCAACAAGTTTTGGTTGCTTATTGTATAACACTTTAATTCGTTCAATTTCGATTAAATCTATACCAATACCATGTATCATTGATTATTCCTCATTTTTATTATACTCATTTGTTTTTTCTATATGCATCTCATTATTTAACCATTTTTTTAATTTACGTGCTTCACTTCTATCAATTAATGGAATTTTTGCTGTACCACCTGCTGTGTAGAGCGTTAAAGTAGCTAAACGGTAATGCTTCATTATTGGCCCAATATCTATATCTATATTTTGAATACGAAAATATGGTATCACCTTTTCATCTAAAAATAAGATGCCGTTTCGAACGCGCAAATGGTGTTTTTCAAATGCATATCGACAATGCTTATATCGATAGAACGGCACGATGATAATCGTAAAAATAACTACAAGTAAAATGATAATTATACTACTAGCAATGGTTAGATAGGTGTCAAGTATCTGCCAAAATAGCCAGTTCAAAATATTAAATGCTATTAAAAGTACTAGCGTAATTGGCACACAAACCAGTATAGCACTTAACCTCATCACTTTTTTAGCATATGGTGACATAAAATTATAATGACTCATTCTTTTCACCTCTCAAATACCATGACTTCAACATTTGCACATCTTCATTACGCGCATATTTAAGTTTAATTGACTCATTTGCCATACCTTTAGCAATGATGAAATTAAAATTACTTAACCCATTGCTTTTAAGCAATGGATGTTGCCATGTATCAAATCCTAAAATATGATTTTCTTTAAAATAATAAATATTTCGTTTAAATAATCCGAAATTTTGTATGGTCATTTGATCTTCAATCATTTTAAAACCAGCATGTTTAACATAAAGATATCCTTTAAGAACAAGTAAACCAATAATCAATATACTTATTATCACAAATAACCATAATAATTGATTCCAAAAATACCAGCAAATTGCTACCAAAGAAATTACAATAATGCTTGGTATTAAAAAATGTCTGTGAAAGCCTGACAAAGGCATACCTTCATTTACTTGTTGATAAGATAAATTTGGTACTAAATGCTGGATAATTTGATACGCTTTGTCCCTTTTGATAAACGGCAAAATCATCACACTACCAGTATCATTTTCATCATCATCTATTTTTTTGTTTTCAAAGTCACTCGTAATTATAAAATGTATTGCTGTATAGCCAAATAATTTTCGTATATGTGATTGATGCTCAACGACAGCTTGCAATCTTTTCGTTGGTACAGTCATTCTTTTCTTATTAAAGAAGCCATATTCAATTTTAAGCTGTTCATTTTCCAGCATAACTGTGAAGCCATAAAATCTTACCATGGTAATAATAGTGCCTATAATATATGCCACTAATAACACTACCAAAATGATAATCAAAATCGTAATACTTATAAATTGAACCAATTGACTCAATTGATAACTAAGTTTTGACCATGGAATTAACTCTCTTACAGCGCCATAAACTGGAACTAAGGCTGCTAACGTAACACCAATGGCACCACTGGTCATTGCCATAAATAGCGATTCTTTAAAATTCATTTGATATATAGGAATGCGTTTATTTTTCTGATTAAGCTTACTATCAGAGTTCTGCATTTCATCTAGACGACCTTCTGCGATGTCTTCCACATTACTTTCAATGTCATGATTACGGTTGTCATTCTGTTCAGTACTAGACTTTTGCGCCATTTCTGTCTTCAACTCTGTTTGCAATTGGTCAATATAGTTTTCAAGATATTCGCCTTGCTTCTTTGATATTACACTTAATACGATACCATCGCTTGGCGTTTTAATTTGCAAATCCACGCCACCTATAATTTGATTGACCACCCCTTGTGACATATCGATAGACTGAATACGTTTAATATTTAATTCTTTACGCTTCTTATTAAAAAAGCCTGTTGTCAAAATAAAAGTATTATTCTCAATCCAATAGCGTGTATTCATAATTCGGATAATTTGAGGAATGTATGATAATAAAAAGAAAACTAGTACAATACCAGACCATGAATATGATGCTGGATTAGAAAAATCAAAATCTTTTAATTGAAAGATGATGAAAATAATAAAAACAACAATGTTTTGTTTAATCGCATTAATCAAACCGTTAAAATAAGAAATTGGATGTAGCTTTTGAGGTTTAGACATCACTTTCAACCCCTTTCAAATTTGACAGAGTTTGTTCTTCGATAATTTTAACATCACTATCTGACATCATTGGTAATCGAATTGAATGACCTGCTGTCACAAACTCAACTTGATATAAATTAAGCATTTGACTTAATGGATTAGATTTAATCGACAAATATTGTAAACGTTCAATTCGACTCGTTTTTTCTTTATATATTAGAAAAGATGTACGATACTGAATACTTGATTGATCTACTTGATAATAACGACAGTGATATTGCCATAATGGTTTAATAATTAATTTTAAAACGGTAAAAGTGCAAAAAACAAACAAGATATAAAGTAAATACTGCGACCATTCAAACTTTAACCATACTAAATAAAAAATGGCATAAATAATAACGCTCAACAAAAAATCTAAACCATTTGTAATATAGTAATATAGCAATGCCTGCTTAGGACTTTTAGACTTTATAAGTTGATTAGACATATGTCACACTCCTCAAAATCAAGAATCTATAAATTTATTTTCTATTCATTTTTATTTTTATATGTTGCTAATTATAGCATATGACGAAATTGAAGCTAACTCGACTATTTAATTTATATGGATTAAAAGTTTTTAAGTAAAATAGTTTAAATTAACATTATTTACGATGCATCTTAAAATATTGACGATTAAAAAAGACACGAGCTTGGGACATAAAACAATGTCCTAAGCTCTATAATATTATATTGGCAGTAGTTGACTGAATGAAAATGCGCTTGCAACAAGCTTTTTTCAATTCTAGTCAACCTTGCCGGGGTGGGACAACGAAATAAATTTTGTGAAAATATCATTTCTGTCCCACTCCCATATCTTGCAACTATATCATCTCTTCAATTTATCTAGTCCAATATTGAGTTCTAATACGTTCACATAGTCATAGGTTAATACTCCACGTCGCTTATTGCGATCAATCAAATCAATTACTTTTATCATAGATATGTGTCGTGCAGTCGCAATACGTTGTGCTTGTTTACGTGCATTTTCAACAGTAATATGCGGATCCAAACCTGATCCAGAACTTGTAATGGCATCTATCGCTAAGTTTCCTTTATCATTTTCAATAAGATGTTTCGCTCGTTTCATTAACTTCACATTACTATTAGATTCATTAGTCCCTCCAGACGACACTCCAGTTTTATAAAATTTTTCAGGATTCATATTATAATCAACTGCGCTTGGACGCCCATGAAAATAGTGATCCTCCGTCCATAATTGCCCAACAATTTTAGATCCTACGATACGGTGATCATATAGTATTAAACTACCATTAGCTTGTTGATGAAAAAATATTTGGCCAATCAAGGTTAAAGTTAGTGGATATAATATGCCACATAAAATCATAGTTATCATCGTTAAACATATACTACTTCGAAGTGCTCTCATTTGTTTATTGTCACTCCTTTTCACACAAAAAATTGTACAATTAAATCTATTACTTTAATGCCTACGAATGGAACAATTATGCCACCTAAACCATAGGTCACCATATTATTTATGAACACCCGATCTATTGAATAACTTTTTACTTTTACACCTTTCAACGCAACTGGTATTAAAGCAACAATAATTAATGCATTAAATAACAATGCTGAAATAATAGCTGACTGTGGCGATGATAATTGCATTAGGTTTAATCGAGCCATTTCAGGAATCGTTGACATCATAAGAGCTGGCAATATTGCAAAGTATTTAGCAATATCATTCGCTAAACTGAATGTTGTTAATGAGCCCCTTGTCATTAATAATTGTTTCCCAATTTTAACGACTTCTATTATTTTTGTTGGGTTCGAATCTAAATCAATAAGGTTTGCCGCTTCCTTGGCACTTATAGTTCCAGAATTCATTGCTAACCCTATATTTGCCTGTGCTAATGCTGGTGCATCATTGGTGCCATCGCCCGTCATTGCTACGATATGTCCTTTTTCTTGTTCACCTTTTATTACTTTTATCTTATCTTCAGGCTTACATTCTGCTATAAATCTATCTACTCCTGCTTCTTTAGCTATAGTTGCAGCAGTCAACGCATTATCACCTGTACACATTACTGTTTCAATACCCATTTCACGCAACTCGGCAAAACGCTCAACCAATCCTTCCTTAATCATATCTTTCAAATAAATGACTCCAAGCATAACGTTTTCCTCAATGACAATTAATGGCGTACCACCTTTGCTAGATACATCGCTACACAATATTTCTATATTAGATGGAATAATACCTTGTTGCTGCTTAATAAGTTTAATCATGCTATCAGGTGCACCTTTAAAAATCGATACGCCGTTTGTTTCAATGCCACTCATCCTAGTTTCAGCTGTAAAGGGTTTGTATGTACCTTCAATTTGTTCTGGCAAATTACCTCTATGCATGTCCTTTGCTAAAGTTACAATACTTTTTCCTTCTGGAGTGTCATCATATAACGATGACATATATGCTGCTTTAATCAACTTAGTCTTTAAATGTTCATTCACCGGTAAAAATGCACTAGCAATTCGATTGCCATAAGTAATTGTGCCAGTCTTATCTAAAATCATGACATCAACATCACCACACACTTCAACAGCACGGCCACTTTTTGCCAAAACATTAAACTGAGTAACCCTATCCATCCCTGCAATGCCTATAGCAGACAACAGCCCACCAATTGTTGTCGGTATTAAACAAACAGTTAAGGCAATAAGCAAGGCAATCGGTAAGATTACATGTAAATGTGCTGCAATTGGATACAATGTAGCAATAACGACTAGAAAAATTATTGTTAGCGTCGTTAATAATGTAAATAAGGCAATTTCATTTGGTGTTTTAGTCCTTTCAGCACCTTCTACTAGTGCAATCATTTTATCTAAAAATGATGTCCCGATTTCACTTTCAACACGTATCTCCAACCAGTCAGAAGTTACAACCGTTCCGCCAATTACACCGGAAAAATCACCACCGGATTCTTTAATGACAGGTGCAGACTCACCAGTAATAGCAGACTCATCTACAGTCGCCAATCCATTAATGACTACACCATCAGCAGGAATGGTCTCTCCATTTTCAACTCGTATATGTTGCCCTTTTTTTAATTCAGAAGCGTTCACTATTTTAAATAGACCGTTCGAGTCTATGACACGTGCAGTCAAATTTGATTGTGCTTCTCGTAAACTATCCGCTTGCGCCTTACCTCTACCTTCAGCAATCGCTTCAGAAAAATTCGCAAATAAGATTGTTAATAATAAGATGATGAAAATTGTAATTAAATAACCTCTCGACAACTGACTTTGTCCAAAAATATCGGGCAAACATATGAGTATCATCATCAATAGCATTCCTATTTCTACAACAAACATAATTGGATTTTTAACCAACAGTTTAGGATTTAACTTTATGACACTCATTTTAAACGCTTCTATTAATATTGCATGATTAAAATATTTATTTACATGATGCATATATTTTCATCCTTTTCATTATTTTAAAGTTAAAAATTCACCGATTGGACCGAGAAGTAACACAGGAACAAATGTTAATCCACTAAGTAAAATGATAAAGACAACTAGTGATACACCAAAATAAGGTTTATCAATTGCAATCGTATACTTTTCTTGGTGGTAAGATTTTTTCCTAACTAGGCTAGACGCAATCATCAATTGCAAGATAATTGGTATATATCTAGCAAATATCATTATGATACCTGTTGAAATATTCCAAAACGGTGTATTGTCTTTTAACCCTTCAAACCCTGAGCCATTATTTGCAGATGCAGATGTCATTTCATAAAGTACTTGAGATACGCCATGAAATGATGGATTCGTAATAGTGTCACTAACACCAGGAATGACATACACGAGTGCAGAGAAAACTAATATTAAAATTGGATGAATGAGAAATGCTAACACTATACATTTCATCTCACGACCTCCGATAGGCATATTTAAATATTCTGGTGTTTTTCCAACCATCAAACTGCAAATAAATACAGTTAACAATACGTAGATTAATAGATTCATTAATCCGACACCTTCTCCACCAAATACAATATTTAACATCATAAATATCATTGGCCCTAAACCACCTAATGCCGTTAAACTATCATGCATATTATTAACAGATCCAGTAGTAAAAGCAGTCGTTATAATCGAAAATACTGATGATAATCCAATACCAAATCGTACCTCCTTGCCTTCAAAATTAGCATCATGAATACCTAAATGATTAAATAGTGGATTACCATGGTACTCACTCCACATCGTTAAAATTATTCCACTAATAAAAATGATGAACATTGTTACAAATAATACCCAAACATGACGATGTACGTGTCTACCATTTTTAGTCAACATACGCCCAAATAAAAATAATATTGCTAGCGGAAGTAGCATCATACTGCCCATTTCAATAAAATTACTCCATATATTTGGATTTTCAAAAGGTGTTGATGCATTACCTCCTAAAAACCCTCCACCATTGGTACCAAGGTGTTTAATAGATTCAAGTGAAGCTATTGGTCCAATAGCAATATGCTGTATTTGACCACTTAATGTGCAAATCATTAAATTGCCATGCAATGTTTGTGGTACTCCTTGAATCATTAATAAAATACTTAGTAAAAATGAAATTGGTAATAGTACACGCACTATAAACCTAATAATATCCTGATAGAAATTTCCTATAATATCTGTCAATCCCGTTAACCTACGCAACATTGCAATACATACGGCATAACCTGATGCACTTGATGTAAACATTAAATAAGTCATAACAATCATTTGCGTTAAATACGTAGCTCCAGTTTCGCCACTATAATGTTGTAAATTAGTATTTGTTAAAAATGATGCTGCCGTATTAAGCGCTAAAATAAACGACTGATTCAAATTATGATTTGGATTTAAAAAAAGCCACTGTTGCGTTAACAACAACACAAATGCAATTAAACCCATTAATGCATTAAATGCTAAAAAGTGCTTTAAGTATCTTTTAGCTGACATATGCTCTAAATCTGTTCCGATTATTTTAAAACATACATTTTCAAAATTTCTA harbors:
- the sigB gene encoding RNA polymerase sigma factor SigB, coding for MAKESKSANEVSPEQINQWIKEHQEHKNTDAQDKLVKHYQKLIESLAYKYSKGQSHHEDLVQVGMVGLIGAINRFDMSFERKFEAFLVPTVIGEIKRYLRDKTWSVHVPRRIKEIGPRIKKVSDELTAELERSPSISEIADRLEVSEEEVLEAMEMGQSYNALSVDHSIEADKDGSTVTLLDIMGQQDDHYDLTEKRMILEKILPILSDREREIIQCTFIEGLSQKETGERIGLSQMHVSRLQRTAIKKLQEAAHQ
- the rsbW gene encoding anti-sigma B factor RsbW, with the protein product MQSKEDFIEMRVPASAEYVSLIRLTLSGVFSRAGATYDDIEDAKIAVSEAVTNAVKHAYKEKNSIGIINIYFEILEDRIKIVISDKGDSFDYETTKSKIGPYDKDENIDFLREGGLGLFLIESLMDEVTVYKESGVTISMTKYIKKEQVRNNGERVEIS
- a CDS encoding anti-sigma factor antagonist — protein: MNLNIETTTQDKFYEVKVGGELDVYTVPELEEVLTPMRQDGTRDIYVNLENVSYMDSTGLGLFVGTLKALNQNDKELYILGVSDRIGRLFEITGLKDLMHVNEGTEVE
- a CDS encoding SpoIIE family protein phosphatase translates to MEEFKQHYKGLIDESLTCQDKAELIKKCEKYTDEVIRKDVLPEDIVDIHKNYILTLNLTREDVFKTLDVLQEIVKGFGYSYRDYQRLVDKLQVHDKEIDLASSLQQTMLKTDIPQFDSIQIGVISVAAQKVSGDYFNLIDHNDGTMSFAVADVIGKGIPAALAMSMIKFGMDSYGHSQLPSDGLKRLNRVVEKNINQNMFVTMFYGLYEEMNHLLYCSSAGHEPGYIYRAEKEEFEEISVRGRVLGISSQTRYQQQEIPIYLDDLIIILTDGVTEARNSEGTFIDKQRLLEYIKKHKHMHPQDIVQIIYEAILKLQNPHKKDDMTILIIKRVN
- a CDS encoding type II toxin-antitoxin system PemK/MazF family toxin, giving the protein MIRRGDVYLADLSPVQGSEQGGVRPVVIIQNDTGNKYSPTVIVAAITGRINKAKIPTHVEIEKKKYKLDKDSVILLEQIRTLDKKRLKEKLTYLSDNKMKEVDNALMISLGLNTMAHQKN
- the mazE gene encoding type II toxin-antitoxin system antitoxin MazE, which translates into the protein MLPFSQNRSHSLEQSLKEGYSQMADLNLSLANEAFPIECEACDCNETYLSSNSTNE
- the alr gene encoding alanine racemase, which codes for MSDKYYRSAYMNVDLNAVAANFKVFSTLHQNKTIMAVVKANAYGLGSVKVARHLMEQGATFFAVATLDEAIELRMHGITAKILVLGVLPTKDIDKAIQHRVALTVPSKQWLKEAIKNISGEQQKKLWLHIKLDTGMGRLGIKDIKSYQEVIEIIQQYDQLVFEGVFTHFACADEPGDMTNEQYQRFKDMVNEADKPEYIHCQNSAGALLMDCQFCNAVRPGISLYGYYPSEYVRQKVKVHLRPSVQLIANVVQTKTLQAGESVSYGATYTATEPTTIALLPIGYADGYLRIMQGSIVNVNGYQCEVVGRVCMDQTIVKVPEQVKTGDSVILIDNHRDSQQAVEVAAEKQHTINYEVLCNLSRRLPRIYHDNDQVFVTNELLK
- the acpS gene encoding holo-ACP synthase, with amino-acid sequence MIHGIGIDLIEIERIKVLYNKQPKLVDRILTENEQRKFYGFTNEQRKIEFLAGRFATKEAFSKALGTGLGKHVAFNDIDCYNDDLGKPNIDYDGFIVHVSISHTEHYAVSQVILEKEES
- a CDS encoding PH domain-containing protein; the protein is MSHYNFMSPYAKKVMRLSAILVCVPITLVLLIAFNILNWLFWQILDTYLTIASSIIIILLVVIFTIIIVPFYRYKHCRYAFEKHHLRVRNGILFLDEKVIPYFRIQNIDIDIGPIMKHYRLATLTLYTAGGTAKIPLIDRSEARKLKKWLNNEMHIEKTNEYNKNEE
- a CDS encoding PH domain-containing protein — translated: MSKPQKLHPISYFNGLINAIKQNIVVFIIFIIFQLKDFDFSNPASYSWSGIVLVFFLLSYIPQIIRIMNTRYWIENNTFILTTGFFNKKRKELNIKRIQSIDMSQGVVNQIIGGVDLQIKTPSDGIVLSVISKKQGEYLENYIDQLQTELKTEMAQKSSTEQNDNRNHDIESNVEDIAEGRLDEMQNSDSKLNQKNKRIPIYQMNFKESLFMAMTSGAIGVTLAALVPVYGAVRELIPWSKLSYQLSQLVQFISITILIIILVVLLVAYIIGTIITMVRFYGFTVMLENEQLKIEYGFFNKKRMTVPTKRLQAVVEHQSHIRKLFGYTAIHFIITSDFENKKIDDDENDTGSVMILPFIKRDKAYQIIQHLVPNLSYQQVNEGMPLSGFHRHFLIPSIIVISLVAICWYFWNQLLWLFVIISILIIGLLVLKGYLYVKHAGFKMIEDQMTIQNFGLFKRNIYYFKENHILGFDTWQHPLLKSNGLSNFNFIIAKGMANESIKLKYARNEDVQMLKSWYLRGEKNESL
- a CDS encoding PH domain-containing protein, with the protein product MSNQLIKSKSPKQALLYYYITNGLDFLLSVIIYAIFYLVWLKFEWSQYLLYILFVFCTFTVLKLIIKPLWQYHCRYYQVDQSSIQYRTSFLIYKEKTSRIERLQYLSIKSNPLSQMLNLYQVEFVTAGHSIRLPMMSDSDVKIIEEQTLSNLKGVESDV